The Longimicrobium sp. sequence GCTGAGCAACGCGGGGAGCGAGGTGCTGCTGGACCACTGGCACGGCGACATGGAAACGCTGGAGCAGGCCATGTCGGTGCTGGACCGGGCGTCCGGGGCGCTCCCCGGGGCCCTGCGCAACCTGATCGGCGCCCGCTAGTCCCGGCCCGATCGGCGAAGAAAGCCCGCTCTCCTCGATGGGGAGCGGGCTTTTCGCCGTCGCGATGAACCGGCGCGGAGCCGGTTGACAGGGGTGCAAGGAAGGCCCTAACTTCCGCCATGGAAAGACGAAACGCCGCAGAGACAACCCAAACGCCCGCCGTCCTCCTCCGCCATCGCGGAGCCGAGGCCCGGCGGGCGCGCCGCATCGTGGAGGACCGATGAACCGACCGGACGCGCCCGCGCCCCGCTTCGTGGGCGAGGGGCTGACCTTCGACGACGTGCTGCTGGTGCCGCGCCGCTCGGCCGTGCTCCCCGCGCACACCAGCGTCGCCACCCGCCTGACGAACAAGATCGACCTGGCCATTCCGCTGATGTCGGCGGCCATGGACACGGTGACCGAAAGCCGCATGGCCATCACGGTGGCGCGCGAGGGCGGCATCGGCATCATCCACAAGAACATGTCCATCGACCGCCAGGCCGAGGAGGTGGACCGGGTGAAGCGTTCCGAGAGCGGAATGATCCAGAATCCGGTGACCATCGGCCCCGACGAGACGCTGACTGACCTCATGCGGCTGATGGAGAAGTTTTCCGTCAGCGGCATTCCCGTGGTGGGCGGCGACGGGCGGCTGGTGGGCATCATCACCAACCGCGACCTGCAGTTCGAGTCGGACCGCACCCGGCCCATCCACGAGGTGATGACGCGCGAGGGGCTGGTGACGGCGCCCGTGGGCACGTCGCTGGAAGAGGCGGTGCAGATCCTTCACAAGCACCGCATCGAAAAGCTGCCTGTAGTCGATGCCGACGGCGTGCTGCGCGGGCTGATCACGGTAAAGGACATCCGCAAGCGGGCGCAGTTTCCCAACGCGTGCAAGGACGAGCGCGGCCGGCTGCGCGTGGGCGCGGCCATTGGCGCCAGCCTGCGCGACGTGGACCGCGCGGCGGCGCTGGTGCAGGCGGGGGTGGACGTGCTGATCGTCGACACGGCGCACGGCCATTCCGAGGGCGTGCTCGACGCGGTGGCGCGCATTCGCGAGGCCTTTCCCGACGCGCAGCTGATCGGCGGCAACGTGGCGACGCGCGAGGGCGCGGCGGCGCTGGTGGAGCGCGGGGTGGATGCGGTAAAGGTGGGCGTGGGCCCGGGCTCCATCTGCACCACCCGTGTCGTGGCGGGTGTGGGCGTCCCCCAGCTCACCGCGGTAATGGATGCGGTGGAGGGCGCCGCCGGGCGGGTGCCGGTGATCGCCGACGGCGGCATCAAGTACTCCGGCGACATCGTCAAGGCGCTGGCGGCCGGGGCGCACGCGGTGATGATGGGCTCCATGCTGGCGGGCACGGAAGAAAGCCCGGGCGAGTCGTT is a genomic window containing:
- the guaB gene encoding IMP dehydrogenase → MNRPDAPAPRFVGEGLTFDDVLLVPRRSAVLPAHTSVATRLTNKIDLAIPLMSAAMDTVTESRMAITVAREGGIGIIHKNMSIDRQAEEVDRVKRSESGMIQNPVTIGPDETLTDLMRLMEKFSVSGIPVVGGDGRLVGIITNRDLQFESDRTRPIHEVMTREGLVTAPVGTSLEEAVQILHKHRIEKLPVVDADGVLRGLITVKDIRKRAQFPNACKDERGRLRVGAAIGASLRDVDRAAALVQAGVDVLIVDTAHGHSEGVLDAVARIREAFPDAQLIGGNVATREGAAALVERGVDAVKVGVGPGSICTTRVVAGVGVPQLTAVMDAVEGAAGRVPVIADGGIKYSGDIVKALAAGAHAVMMGSMLAGTEESPGESFLLEGRRFKIVRGMGSLGAMSEGSADRYFQDASDARKFVPEGIEG